One genomic window of Actinoalloteichus hoggarensis includes the following:
- a CDS encoding glycoside hydrolase family 43 protein produces the protein MSGSSATTRRTRRGRGAAVAAAAVLATGTGVLAPAAPATTATEEPYAGYVFVYFTGEDTADGEQVYLAASRGDDPLAFDELGGGRPVLTSGLGEQGVRDPFLIRSPAGDRFFLIATDLRIHADGDWDRAQRHGSRSIMIWESEDLVTWSDQRMVEVSPPTAGNTWAPEAIWDPVREVYFVFWASKLYSVDDPDHVGDSHHRMLYATTRDFVEFSEPAVWVDPGHSVIDSTLIEHHGTYYRFTKDERDASAGSPCGEYLVAERAQDLLDPAWELVAECIGRPTPDGPGIERGEGPTVFKSNTEDRWYLFIDEFGGRGYVPFETTDLAEGRWTMSSGYELPASPRHGTVLPITRTEHDRLTEALSAAALR, from the coding sequence ATGTCCGGTTCGTCAGCGACGACGCGCCGCACACGGCGAGGGCGGGGAGCCGCCGTCGCGGCGGCCGCCGTACTCGCCACCGGAACCGGCGTGCTCGCGCCGGCCGCCCCCGCCACGACGGCGACCGAAGAGCCTTACGCGGGCTACGTCTTCGTGTACTTCACGGGAGAGGACACCGCGGACGGGGAACAGGTCTACCTCGCGGCGAGTCGAGGCGACGATCCGCTCGCCTTCGACGAACTGGGCGGCGGTCGACCGGTGCTGACCTCGGGCCTCGGCGAGCAGGGCGTCCGTGATCCCTTCCTCATCCGATCGCCCGCAGGCGATCGATTCTTCCTGATCGCGACGGACCTCCGGATACACGCCGACGGGGACTGGGACCGCGCCCAACGACACGGCAGCCGGTCGATCATGATCTGGGAGTCCGAGGACCTGGTGACCTGGTCCGATCAACGGATGGTGGAGGTCTCCCCGCCGACGGCGGGCAACACCTGGGCGCCCGAGGCGATCTGGGACCCCGTTCGAGAGGTCTACTTCGTCTTCTGGGCGTCGAAACTCTATTCGGTGGACGACCCGGACCACGTCGGTGACAGCCACCACCGGATGCTCTACGCCACGACGCGAGACTTCGTCGAGTTCAGCGAACCCGCGGTGTGGGTGGACCCAGGACACTCGGTGATCGACTCCACGCTGATCGAACACCATGGCACGTACTACCGGTTCACCAAGGACGAGCGCGACGCGAGCGCGGGCAGCCCGTGCGGGGAGTACCTCGTCGCCGAACGCGCCCAGGACCTTCTCGACCCGGCCTGGGAACTGGTCGCCGAATGCATCGGGCGGCCGACTCCGGACGGCCCCGGCATCGAACGGGGCGAGGGACCGACCGTGTTCAAGTCGAACACCGAGGACAGGTGGTACCTGTTCATCGACGAGTTCGGCGGTCGAGGCTACGTGCCCTTCGAGACCACCGACCTCGCCGAGGGCCGATGGACGATGTCCAGCGGCTACGAGCTGCCTGCTTCGCCCCGACACGGCACGGTCCTGCCGATCACCCGCACCGAGCACGACCGCCTGACGGAGGCCCTGTCCGCAGCGGCCCTCCGGTGA
- a CDS encoding AEC family transporter, translating into MNGVIEGFFVIGAVILVGYLVGRTGVLGPSATQVLSRTAFFVATPALLFVTLAHADVGAVLSSALLVTGVTSSLACLLYIPVGMLRRRPAGETAIGSMAAGYVNAGNLGLPIAAYALGDAAEMAPILLFQLGVLTPVFTTVLDILSERAEGTRPPLLRTMTAPLRNPIAVATAAGLIVSATGVVPPAAVLAPIELLANLAVPGMLLAFGISLHGAALPGRSKETIPSLAAVVLIKNIVHPLLALLLGLLLGLEGHALLAVVVCAALPSAQNVFGYAVRFDQGVTLARESALTTTILSLPVLFLTVALLA; encoded by the coding sequence ATGAACGGCGTGATCGAGGGCTTCTTCGTCATCGGAGCCGTCATCCTGGTGGGCTATCTCGTCGGGCGGACCGGCGTACTCGGACCGTCGGCCACTCAGGTGCTCTCCAGGACGGCGTTCTTCGTCGCGACTCCCGCGCTCCTCTTCGTCACACTGGCTCATGCCGACGTCGGCGCCGTGCTCTCCTCCGCGCTGCTCGTGACGGGCGTGACCAGCTCTCTGGCCTGTCTGCTCTACATCCCGGTCGGCATGCTGCGGCGCAGGCCCGCCGGTGAGACCGCGATCGGGTCGATGGCCGCGGGTTACGTCAACGCAGGCAACCTCGGCCTGCCGATCGCCGCCTACGCGCTCGGCGACGCGGCGGAGATGGCGCCGATCCTGCTGTTCCAGCTCGGCGTGCTCACGCCGGTCTTCACCACCGTCCTGGACATCCTCTCGGAACGGGCCGAAGGCACGCGGCCGCCGCTGCTGCGCACGATGACCGCGCCGCTGCGGAACCCGATCGCGGTCGCCACCGCCGCGGGGCTGATCGTGTCGGCGACCGGCGTGGTCCCGCCTGCCGCGGTGCTGGCGCCGATCGAGCTGCTGGCGAATCTCGCCGTGCCGGGGATGCTGCTGGCCTTCGGCATCTCGTTGCACGGGGCAGCCCTGCCTGGGCGGTCCAAGGAGACCATCCCGTCGCTGGCTGCCGTGGTGCTGATCAAGAACATCGTCCATCCGCTGCTGGCACTACTGCTGGGGCTGCTGCTGGGGCTGGAGGGCCACGCGCTGCTGGCCGTCGTGGTCTGTGCGGCGCTGCCTTCGGCGCAGAACGTGTTCGGGTATGCCGTGCGTTTCGATCAGGGCGTCACCTTGGCGAGGGAGTCCGCGCTCACCACGACGATCTTGAGCCTGCCCGTGCTGTTCCTGACCGTCGCGCTGCTGGCCTGA